CCGAGGGGGTTCGGTGCTGGCGCATCGGCCGTGTCGAGGCATCGACCGTGCCGGAGGGTTCGATCGCCCTCGTCTGACACCGGCCCTTGCCCCGCGACACCGGCCCTTGCCACGCGCGCCGGCCCTTGCCACGCGCGCCGGCCGACGCGACTCTCAGGACCGGCTCAGGCTGCTGGGAGTAGGCTGTCGGAACGCTCCCGGCGCGACCGCGACCGCGGCTGCGGTGCCACATCGGATCGGCGTCCAGGAGGTTGCCCCGATGATGTATCGATACGACTCGTTCCTGTTCGGCGGCCGTTGGTTCGGCCTCCTGTTCATGATCGGCTGCGCGATTGTGTTCGTCCTCCTCATCGTCTGGCTCATCCGCCGGACGGACGACACGCATCACCACACCGCGCCGCCCACGTTCACGCCGCCGCCGTTCGTGCCGCCGGCCGGACCGTACGGCGCGGGTGCGCCCGGTGGCTTCGCCGCCGCTTCGCCCGCCGCCGACCCGGCCCTGCTGATCCTTCGCGAGCGCTTCGCCCGCGGGGAGATCACGGAAGCCGAGTTCCTCAGCGCGAGCCGCACGCTCGGCAGCCCGCACCCCTGATGCCTCGGTGCCCCTGAGGTCTCGCGAGCGTCCGCCGGGCATTCGGCGCTCGGCCGCACCCCTGAAGCTCCGTAGCCGCTGACGCCTCACGAGCTTCCGCCCGGCATTCGGCGCTCGGCCGCACCGGACCTCCTGGCCGGCAGTTTCATCGCATATCGTCATCGACAGACCGTTACGCGGCTTGGGTGCCAAGCATTTGCCCGACCGTCGGCCCATCGGAACGCGACTCGCGCTCGCGTCACGCTCCGGCCGGTCCGATTCGCGCACAAAGATGGGGCCGGCAGGGAGCTGTCCTGGCCCGTTCGCTCCGTAACAGTCTCTACGGAGCGATATGCAAGGAAATCCAGGCGCTCGTGGCCCCCGCCGCCCGCGCGGCCGTCCCCCAGCTCGCCGTTGACGGGCAACCGGTGCCAGAGCAGGCAGTCCTTCGCCGCGGTCATCCCGCGGTAGCGGCCCTCGACCACGGGGATGGGCACCACCCGCGCGGCCAGCCCCTCGATGTCGACGACCACCTCGGGCGGGTCCTCGTCCCTGGCCCTCTTCTTCTCCTCCTCGGTCGGCACCTCCTCGGCGGGCGGGTCCTCGGGGCCCTCGTCGGACGCCGACACCGGACGCCCGTCCGGGCTCGCCCCGAACGGCGACGGCGTGCGCGCCGCCAGCGGCACGAGGAACGGGCGCCACGCGGCGGGGA
The nucleotide sequence above comes from Chloroflexota bacterium. Encoded proteins:
- a CDS encoding SHOCT domain-containing protein; the encoded protein is MMYRYDSFLFGGRWFGLLFMIGCAIVFVLLIVWLIRRTDDTHHHTAPPTFTPPPFVPPAGPYGAGAPGGFAAASPAADPALLILRERFARGEITEAEFLSASRTLGSPHP
- a CDS encoding PD40 domain-containing protein, which codes for DGEITGLAWSPDSAWLAYCEPVEAGLTRIMIAGPADGTLVAVTEPRFTDADPVFTSDGRYLAFLSRRSFDPIYDEHSFDLTFPAAWRPFLVPLAARTPSPFGASPDGRPVSASDEGPEDPPAEEVPTEEEKKRARDEDPPEVVVDIEGLAARVVPIPVVEGRYRGMTAAKDCLLWHRLPVNGELGDGRAGGGGHERLDFLAYRSVETVTERTGQDSSLPAPSLCANRTGRSVTRARVAFRWADGRANAWHPSRVTVCR